A genomic stretch from Deinococcus malanensis includes:
- a CDS encoding SDR family NAD(P)-dependent oxidoreductase, with product MNLIKRSILITGASGGIGATLADHLAREGARLTLVARREGALQATLDRITSEGGHATGVVGDITDPVVQQRAISQALDTCGQLDMLVNNAGNVRAGRLENLSSEDIQAMINLNLITPILLTRLALPALRAGGQGAVVNISSGFGLVGGPFYQVYAATKAGLARFGESLRRELLGEGVSVHTVYPGATRTAMMESNAAGPELGFIYQTAEEVARIVVAGLLADEPDIITAPQERRTFIKLNIERPGEVDAFYAGIKDRLEEAVKDHSSL from the coding sequence ATGAACCTCATCAAACGGAGCATTCTGATCACTGGCGCCAGCGGCGGCATTGGGGCAACCCTTGCCGACCACCTCGCGCGTGAAGGCGCACGCCTGACACTCGTTGCCCGGCGCGAGGGTGCCCTGCAAGCCACGCTGGACCGTATCACTTCCGAGGGTGGACACGCGACCGGCGTCGTGGGTGACATCACCGATCCGGTGGTGCAGCAACGGGCTATCTCACAGGCGCTGGATACATGCGGTCAGCTCGACATGCTGGTCAACAATGCAGGGAACGTCCGCGCCGGCCGTCTTGAGAACCTCAGCTCGGAAGACATTCAGGCCATGATCAACCTGAACCTCATCACCCCAATTCTGCTCACGCGCCTGGCGCTCCCGGCCCTGCGGGCTGGCGGCCAGGGCGCGGTGGTCAATATTTCCAGCGGGTTCGGCCTGGTTGGCGGCCCCTTCTACCAGGTCTATGCCGCCACCAAGGCAGGCCTCGCGCGCTTCGGGGAGTCCCTGCGGCGCGAATTGCTGGGTGAGGGCGTCAGCGTCCACACCGTCTACCCGGGAGCGACCCGCACCGCCATGATGGAGAGCAACGCCGCCGGGCCGGAGTTGGGGTTCATTTACCAGACGGCGGAGGAAGTCGCGCGGATTGTCGTAGCGGGCTTACTGGCCGACGAGCCGGACATCATCACGGCGCCCCAGGAACGGCGGACGTTTATCAAACTCAATATTGAGCGGCCTGGGGAGGTCGATGCGTTCTACGCAGGGATCAAGGACCGCCTGGA
- a CDS encoding response regulator yields the protein MPTDDVTAVHTASLSSAALSNASMFDVLLVEDSPSDVLLMQLAVEDFLPTLTLHVVPDGVSALAFLNRQPPYERAPRPRVVLLDGSTFRMNVVEFLTVMRQDVAWKELPVLVLSSSAAETDVQQCLLAGATDFITTPMGLDAYTEVVQRTLAFWADRTSSEES from the coding sequence ATGCCCACCGATGACGTTACGGCCGTCCACACGGCCTCCCTGAGTTCTGCCGCCCTGAGCAACGCGTCCATGTTTGATGTCCTGCTGGTGGAGGATAGTCCGTCTGATGTGCTGCTGATGCAGCTGGCCGTGGAGGATTTCCTGCCCACGTTGACGCTGCATGTAGTTCCCGATGGCGTATCCGCCTTGGCCTTCCTGAACCGTCAGCCGCCGTACGAGAGGGCCCCCCGGCCGCGGGTGGTGCTGCTCGACGGCAGTACCTTCCGTATGAATGTCGTGGAGTTCCTGACCGTCATGCGGCAGGACGTGGCCTGGAAGGAGTTGCCGGTGCTGGTGCTAAGCAGTTCCGCGGCCGAGACGGACGTTCAGCAGTGCCTGCTGGCGGGGGCGACGGACTTCATCACGACCCCCATGGGCCTGGATGCGTACACCGAGGTGGTGCAGCGGACACTCGCCTTCTGGGCGGACCGGACGAGTTCCGAGGAGTCCTGA
- a CDS encoding GNAT family N-acetyltransferase has translation MNTYSVHTPTLDTLTDIYVLDPDREEAERRLSAMQAQVAEGKEAHQQFLILRSERGVEGAASLAAPPQVPVFPRIRQDVAPAGITALARAIREHGGEGRKLLLQDSLAPLDAEAVLAAGWVSDAPVHVMYETDLRTRVYPLVPDAMEGGAHLVRQPEITRLMDTLGHPDWSCKEGWTLVALPDTDGHPVALGAFGPSTRPGWANLNMLGVHPDARGQGYGTRLHAHMLARAAERFTMHGGGTEQGNDGMRRIYEKNGSRQDAVQMYFR, from the coding sequence TTGAATACCTACTCAGTTCACACGCCCACGCTGGACACGCTCACCGACATCTATGTCCTTGATCCAGACCGCGAGGAGGCCGAGCGGCGCCTGAGCGCAATGCAGGCCCAGGTCGCTGAAGGCAAGGAGGCACACCAGCAGTTCCTGATCCTGCGTTCCGAGCGCGGCGTTGAAGGGGCGGCCTCTCTGGCCGCTCCCCCGCAGGTGCCCGTCTTTCCCCGCATTCGCCAGGATGTGGCCCCCGCGGGCATCACGGCGCTCGCCCGCGCCATCCGCGAGCACGGTGGGGAGGGGCGTAAGTTGCTCCTGCAGGACAGCCTCGCGCCATTGGATGCAGAAGCTGTGTTGGCGGCAGGGTGGGTCAGCGACGCCCCGGTTCATGTGATGTACGAGACGGACCTTCGCACGCGTGTTTACCCTCTTGTGCCTGATGCCATGGAGGGGGGTGCGCACCTCGTAAGGCAGCCCGAGATCACCAGGCTGATGGACACGCTAGGCCACCCGGACTGGAGCTGCAAGGAAGGCTGGACGCTGGTGGCCTTGCCTGACACGGATGGACACCCCGTCGCCCTGGGAGCGTTCGGCCCCAGCACCCGACCTGGCTGGGCCAACCTGAACATGCTCGGCGTGCACCCGGACGCCCGAGGTCAAGGCTACGGTACGCGCCTCCACGCGCACATGCTGGCCCGCGCGGCCGAACGGTTCACCATGCACGGGGGCGGGACTGAACAGGGCAACGACGGCATGCGCCGCATCTACGAGAAGAACGGGAGTCGTCAGGACGCCGTCCAGATGTACTTCCGCTGA